From Trichoderma atroviride chromosome 1, complete sequence, one genomic window encodes:
- a CDS encoding uncharacterized protein (EggNog:ENOG41) yields the protein MELTKVHVKGKRKTPATSRPQALCEQQPPFKAPRTRKSLSSVMATRKTRHRNTLDSLPAEILENILLYSANLALPRVSNFIGAKLSGRATLLRLFILAFHDTWEQWFGIPTNPTIVHGPWLENAQHVPCRGDPKFQTQMLDQPWISIDLILQAQQTWADNHGRGCHYQHGTFWIDDSEQVGHDYDGGFSHFDARECFEADYQQALKWPAFAARGIHWFSQDIHPLTRLPSKLIAGPWDDEKQRQLFWLCRGGYMTCGKLLVEPPWEVKIDLIRNSILNAEVPNMLAINCLYRTWVFDGLPTEVIREEIIKLERRILWGGDPLEIRELLRRIRSAFFLSLHVPDSRSDVIVRRADI from the exons ATGGAACTTACCAAAGTCCACGTAAAGGGCAAACGCAAGACGCCTGCCACGAGCCGCCCCCAGGCGCTATGCGAACAGCAGCCACCATTCAAGGCCCCAAGGACTAGGAAGTCATTGTCCTCCGTCATGGCTACTCGAAAGACACGCCATCGGAATACTCTCGACTCTCTCCCGGCCGAGATTCTCGAAAACATCCTCCTGTACAGCGCCAATCTCGCTCTGCCCCGCGTCAGCAACTTCATTGGCGCGAAGCTATCCGGACGGGCTACTCTGTTGCGTCTCTTCATCCTGGCCTTTCATGACACCTGGGAGCAGTGGTTCGGCATTCCCACAAACCCTACAATTGTTCACGGGCCTTGGTTGGAAAATGCCCAGCATGTCCCTTGTCGCGGAGACCCCAAATTCCAG ACTCAAATGCTTGATCAGCCTTGGATCAGCATTGATTTAATCCTGCAAGCCCAGCAGACGTGGGCTGACAATCATGGACGGGGGTGTCATTACCAACATGGTACCTTTTGGATCGATGATTCTGAGCAAGTCGGCCACGATTATGACGGGGGCTTCTCTCACTTTGATGCGCGCGAGTGCTTCGAGGCCGACTACCAGCAGGCTCTGAAATGGCCCGCATTTGCAGCCCGAGGCATCCACTGGTTCTCGCAAGATATTCATCCCTTGACACGTCTCCCTTCTAAGCTCATTGCCGGTCCGTGGGACgacgagaagcagcgccagctGTTTTGGCTTTGCCGAGGAGGCTACATGACCTGTGGCAAACTCCTTGTCGAGCCTCCCTGGGAGGTCAAGATTGATCTGATTCGCAATTCCATTCTTAATGCTGAAGTGCCCAACATGTTAGCCATCAACTGCCTATATCGCACCTGGGTCTTTGATGGCCTACCTACCGAAGTGATACGGGAAGAAATCATTAAACTCGAACGTCGAATCCTATGGGGCGGCGACCCGCTCGAGATCCGAGAGTTGCTGCGGCGTATTCGAAGCgcctttttcctctctttgcACGTCCCAGATTCTAGATCAGACGTCATAGTCAGGCGGGCCGACATCTAG
- a CDS encoding uncharacterized protein (EggNog:ENOG41), with product MSDQLMRVCSVGGNPVSAFLSWRLQATNACDVTLVWKSGFEHVSQYGISFKSQTFGNERFKPRHVVRNPEDAAGNRDGPFDYVILCVKALPDVYDLAAVIDSVVTPQHTCILVNTTHTLGIESAIEERFPTNVVLSLVSGAELNQLGQSEFEHKGSTDVWIGAASRNAAIPQSIQEDMAQAISMTLGSGQVNSQVSPNIRQQQFERVIGPIAFHPASVIFDASNHAALLEKVGVKEMISDVIDELLRLAEANGCKFAPNFKQLTMDDMLKPNQAESIMWQDYVARRPMEVETYLGSPIKLARDAGVPVPRIETLYAILHNLNIVNRNRPKDAAPGSPNNASPLPPRGPSQAGFRPMMPNGNGMPPRQPRPRASSNFSNAGGMRRPMANGGPNGYGRPPPQMNGGGSRAASRRGSMDGNDLEEFSHLVLYDDIPEGQEPSFGTDNSDMALRERELQLRQRELALREQEMRMRRGPPQPSAPPSRRGPPPPKGGFDEDDEDDDYFDPSMATNVPVIDPDNFDMMSVTSKKNRKMPGPPPSQVRRNPEGDGPPSKSSRFRPFGRHRQSSQMSQINQMPTLNDNILDDPLLSFTSNRYGAVDRGAMGVSSRANSLTASRMDEMQFGGPVNGHTMTMTGGYPRRTSHSPGNQYSPSMRGGNGRPSPPNGFGPANGQTSPPGGARQPAPRFPPGPGNGIAPQQVEQQIGRE from the exons ATGAGTGATCAGCTAATGCGCGTATGCTCAGTTGGAGGCAATCCCGTCTCGGCCTTCTTGTCATGGAGACTCCAGGCTACCAATGCCTGCGACGTCACGCTGGTATGGAAGTCAGGTTTTGAGCACGTCTCTCAATATGGCATCTCTTTCAA GTCACAAACGTTTGGGAATGAGCGTTTTAAACCCCGGCATG TCGTCCGAAACccagaagatgctgcgggAAACCGAGACGGTCCCTTCGATTACGTCATCCTTTGCGTAAAGGCCCTTCCCGACGTATACGATCTCGCCGCCGTTATCGATTCTGTCGTGACTCCTCAGCATACTTGTATTCTTGTCAACACTACGCACACGCTTGGAATCGAAAGCGCAATTGAGGAACGCTTCCCGACCAATGTCGTCCTATCGCTTGTCTCCGGGGCTGAGCTCaaccagcttggccagagcGAGTTTGAGCACAAAGGTTCAACAGATGTTTGGATCGGCGCTGCCAGTCGGAATGCCGCCATTCCACAGTCTATCCAAGAAGACATGGCCCAGGCTATATCCATGACGCTTGGCTCCGGCCAGGTGAATAGTCAGGTATCCCCCAACATCCGACAACAGCAATTTGAGAGAGTAATTGG GCCCATTGCTTTCCATCCCGCCAGTGTAATATTCGACGCATCTAATCACGCAGCGCTTTTGGAGAAAGTGGGAGTAAAGGAGATGATCTCCGACGTCATTGACGAACTCTTGCGCCTGGCTGAGGCTAACGGCTGCAAGTTTGCGCCCAATTTCAAGCAGCTGACTATGGACGACATGTTGAAGCCAAATCAGGCAGAGAGCATTATGTGGCAAGATTATGTTGCCAGACGACCCATGGAAGTCGAGACATATCTCGGATCACCGATAAAGCTGGCCCGCGATGCCGGAGTCCCAGTGCCTCGAATCGAGACCCTCTACGCCATCCTCCACAACCTGAACATTGTAAACCGCAATCGGCCAAAGGACGCAGCACCTGGCTCCCCTAACAACGCATCACCGCTTCCTCCTCGGGGACCATCTCAAGCCGGCTTCCGGCCCATGATGCCCAATGGCAACGGAATGCCACCTCGTCAGCCACGACCCCGGGCATCTTCCAATTTCAGCAATGCGGGAGGAATGCGTAGGCCCATGGCAAATGGTGGACCCAACGGCTACGGAAGGCCACCACCTCAAATGAATGGCGGAGGTTCTCGTGCAGCCTCTCGACGTGGCTCGATGGACGGCAATGACTTGGAGGAGTTCTCCCACCTAGTCCTGTACGACGATATCCCAGAGGGCCAAGAGCCGTCCTTTGGGACCGACAACTCAGATATGGCTCTCAGAGAAAGGGAATTGCAATTACGCCAACGGGAACTAGCTTTGAGGGAGCAGGAGATGCGGATGAGGCGCGGTCCTCCTCAGCCTTCTGCGCCTCCCTCTCGTCGAGGGCCACCACCTCCCAAGGGTGGAttcgacgaagacgacgaagacgacgattaTTTCGATCCATCCATGGCCACCAACGTTCCTGTAATTGACCCCGACAATTTCGACATGATGAGCGTCACCTCCAAGAAGAACCGCAAGATGCCCGGGCCACCTCCGTCCCAGGTGCGACGAAACCCTGAAGGAGATGGGCCTCCATCCAAAAGCAGCCGGTTCCGACCCTTTGGTCGCCATCGACAATCGAGCCAAATGAGTCAAATTAACCAAATGCCCACGCTCAACGACAACATTTTGGACGATCCTCTGCTGAGCTTTACTTCGAACCGATACGGGGCTGTGGATCGTGGGGCCATGGGCGTTAGCTCTCGTGCCAACTCCTTGACGGCCTCTCGGATGGATGAGATGCAGTTCGGCGGCCCTGTGAACGGGCACACCATGACTATGACAGGTGGCTACCCTCGTCGGACCAGCCATTCGCCCGGAAATCAATACAGCCCGTCGATGCGAGGTGGGAACGGCAGGCCTTCGCCGCCAAATGGGTTCGGTCCTGCAAATGGCCAGACATCACCACCTGGTGGCGCTCGACAGCCCGCTCCTCGGTTTCCCCCGGGTCCAGGCAATGGGATAGCACCCCAGCAAGTTGAACAGCAAATTGGG CGCGAATAG
- a CDS encoding uncharacterized protein (EggNog:ENOG41), protein MASRNAGGGSQGLGRQSSVATTSGSVMKSRQVTHLQSQLALLSQNLSDTENLLRMTSVQAEAMKGLGSWHGGLFMAASRVLGEESVKEAEK, encoded by the exons ATGGCGTCTCGGAATGCGGGCGGTGGATCGCAGGGCCTGGGCAGGCAGAGCAGCGTTGCGACGACGAGTGGGAGTGTGATGAAGTCGAGACAAGTG ACACATTTACAATCGCAGTTGGCTCTGTTGTCACAAAACCTATCAGATACCGAGAATTTATTAAGGATGACGAGTGTGCAGGCCGAAGCTATGAAGGGGTTGGGTAGCTGGCACGGTGGCCT GTTTATGGCTGCGAGTAGAGTGCTTGGGGAAGAGAGCGTGAAGGAGGCTGAGAAGTGA
- a CDS encoding uncharacterized protein (BUSCO:EOG092D22TL) yields MSHEEDLIDYSDEEIGAANDTAAATASNGKKGEAAASGAVDKKGSYVGIHSTGFRDFLLKPELLRAIGDCGFEHPSEVQQTCIPQALLGGDIICQAKSGLGKTAVFVLATLQQVEPVNGEVSVVVMCHTRELAYQIRDEYNRFSKYMPDIKTGVFYGGTPIKNDVETLKGKDTCPHIIVGTPGRLKALVRDKALRLGSVRIFVLDECDKMLDQPDMRTDVQDVFRATPQQKQVMMFSATLAENIKPICRKFMQNPTEHYVDEDTKLTLHGLQQYYIKLEEREKNRKLNELLDDLQFNQVIIFVKSTVRATELDKLLRECNFPSIAVHSGVSQEERIRRYKEFKEFKKRICVATDVFGRGIDIERINLAINYDLPGDASSYLHRVGRAGRFGTKGLAISFVSTEGDQEVLKEIEKRFEVALPEFPKEGVDASTYMAS; encoded by the exons ATGTCTCACGAGGAGGATCTCATTGACTACTCCGATGAGGAGATTGGCGCCGCCAACGACACCGCCGCCGCTACCGCTTCCAACGGAAAGAAGGGAGAGGCAGCCGCCAGCGGCGCCGTCGACAAGAAGGGCAGCTACGTCGGCATTCACTCCACTGGATTCCGCGATTTCCTGCTGAAGCCCGAGCTTCTGCGTGCCATTGGAGATTGCGGTTTCGAACATCCTTCGGAGG TCCAACAAACATGTATCCCCCAGGCCCTCCTTGGTGGAGACATCATCTGCCAGGCCAAGTCTGGTCTGGGAAAGACTGCAGTCTTTGTCCTAGCCACGCTTCAGCAAGTCGAGCCCGTTAATGGCGAGGTCTCGGTGGTTGTCATGTGCCACACTCGTGAGCTGGCCTACCAGATCCGAGATGAATACAACCGATTCAGCAAGTACATGCCTGACATCAAGACCGGCGTCTTCTACGGTGGTACCCCCATCAAGAACGACGTCGAGActctcaagggcaaggacaCTTGCCCTCACATCATCGTCGGCACCCCCGGTCGTCTCAAGGCTCTCGTCCGCGACAAGGCTCTCCGCCTCGGCAGCGTTCGCATCTTTGTCCTTGATGAGTGTGACAAGATGCTCGACCAGCCCG ATATGCGTACCGACGTGCAGGATGTCTTCCGTGCTACCCcccagcagaagcaggtTATGATGTTCTCCGCCACGCTTGCCGAAAACATCAAGCCCATCTGCCGCAAATTCATGCAGAATCCCACTGAGCACTACGTCGACGAAGACACCAAGCTCACTCTCCACGGTCTCCAGCAGTACTACATCAAGCTGGAGGAGCGCGAGAAGAACAGAAAGCTGAACGAGCTTCTCGACGACCTTCAGTTCAACCaggtcatcatcttcgtcaagaGCACTGTCCGCGCTACCGAGCTGGACAAGCTTCTCCGCGAGTGCAACTTCCCTTCCATCGCTGTCCACTCTGGAGTTAGCCAGGAGGAGCG TATCCGCCGCTACAAGGAGTTCAAGGAGTTTAAGAAGCGCATCTGCGTTGCCACCGACGTCTTTGGACGTGGTATCGACATTGAGCGAATCAACTTGGCCATCAACTACGACTTGCCCGGCGATGCCAGCTCCTACCTCCACCGTGTGGGACGTGCCGGTCGATTCGGTACCAAGGGTCTTGCCATTTCCTTTGTGAGCACCGAGGGTGACCAGGAGGTTCTCAAGGAGATCGAGAAGCGATTCGAAGTCGCTCTTCC CGAATTCCCCAAGGAGGGTGTCGATGCCAGCACCTACATGGCGTCTTAG
- a CDS encoding uncharacterized protein (EggNog:ENOG41), whose protein sequence is MSDQLMRVCSVGGNPVSAFLSWRLQATNACDVTLVWKSGFEHVSQYGISFKSQTFGNERFKPRHVVRNPEDAAGNRDGPFDYVILCVKALPDVYDLAAVIDSVVTPQHTCILVNTTHTLGIESAIEERFPTNVVLSLVSGAELNQLGQSEFEHKGSTDVWIGAASRNAAIPQSIQEDMAQAISMTLGSGQVNSQVSPNIRQQQFERVIGPIAFHPASVIFDASNHAALLEKVGVKEMISDVIDELLRLAEANGCKFAPNFKQLTMDDMLKPNQAESIMWQDYVARRPMEVETYLGSPIKLARDAGVPVPRIETLYAILHNLNIVNRNRPKDAAPGSPNNASPLPPRGPSQAGFRPMMPNGNGMPPRQPRPRASSNFSNAGGMRRPMANGGPNGYGRPPPQMNGGGSRAASRRGSMDGNDLEEFSHLVLYDDIPEGQEPSFGTDNSDMALRERELQLRQRELALREQEMRMRRGPPQPSAPPSRRGPPPPKGGFDEDDEDDDYFDPSMATNVPVIDPDNFDMMSVTSKKNRKMPGPPPSQVRRNPEGDGPPSKSSRFRPFGRHRQSSQMSQINQMPTLNDNILDDPLLSFTSNRYGAVDRGAMGVSSRANSLTASRMDEMQFGGPVNGHTMTMTGGYPRRTSHSPGNQYSPSMRGGNGRPSPPNGFGPANGQTSPPGGARQPAPRFPPGPGNGIAPQQVEQQIGVSSFNHPKSRNDRSLTGSASASANSGDFSSEQSTSSGQGSLQHQR, encoded by the exons ATGAGTGATCAGCTAATGCGCGTATGCTCAGTTGGAGGCAATCCCGTCTCGGCCTTCTTGTCATGGAGACTCCAGGCTACCAATGCCTGCGACGTCACGCTGGTATGGAAGTCAGGTTTTGAGCACGTCTCTCAATATGGCATCTCTTTCAA GTCACAAACGTTTGGGAATGAGCGTTTTAAACCCCGGCATG TCGTCCGAAACccagaagatgctgcgggAAACCGAGACGGTCCCTTCGATTACGTCATCCTTTGCGTAAAGGCCCTTCCCGACGTATACGATCTCGCCGCCGTTATCGATTCTGTCGTGACTCCTCAGCATACTTGTATTCTTGTCAACACTACGCACACGCTTGGAATCGAAAGCGCAATTGAGGAACGCTTCCCGACCAATGTCGTCCTATCGCTTGTCTCCGGGGCTGAGCTCaaccagcttggccagagcGAGTTTGAGCACAAAGGTTCAACAGATGTTTGGATCGGCGCTGCCAGTCGGAATGCCGCCATTCCACAGTCTATCCAAGAAGACATGGCCCAGGCTATATCCATGACGCTTGGCTCCGGCCAGGTGAATAGTCAGGTATCCCCCAACATCCGACAACAGCAATTTGAGAGAGTAATTGG GCCCATTGCTTTCCATCCCGCCAGTGTAATATTCGACGCATCTAATCACGCAGCGCTTTTGGAGAAAGTGGGAGTAAAGGAGATGATCTCCGACGTCATTGACGAACTCTTGCGCCTGGCTGAGGCTAACGGCTGCAAGTTTGCGCCCAATTTCAAGCAGCTGACTATGGACGACATGTTGAAGCCAAATCAGGCAGAGAGCATTATGTGGCAAGATTATGTTGCCAGACGACCCATGGAAGTCGAGACATATCTCGGATCACCGATAAAGCTGGCCCGCGATGCCGGAGTCCCAGTGCCTCGAATCGAGACCCTCTACGCCATCCTCCACAACCTGAACATTGTAAACCGCAATCGGCCAAAGGACGCAGCACCTGGCTCCCCTAACAACGCATCACCGCTTCCTCCTCGGGGACCATCTCAAGCCGGCTTCCGGCCCATGATGCCCAATGGCAACGGAATGCCACCTCGTCAGCCACGACCCCGGGCATCTTCCAATTTCAGCAATGCGGGAGGAATGCGTAGGCCCATGGCAAATGGTGGACCCAACGGCTACGGAAGGCCACCACCTCAAATGAATGGCGGAGGTTCTCGTGCAGCCTCTCGACGTGGCTCGATGGACGGCAATGACTTGGAGGAGTTCTCCCACCTAGTCCTGTACGACGATATCCCAGAGGGCCAAGAGCCGTCCTTTGGGACCGACAACTCAGATATGGCTCTCAGAGAAAGGGAATTGCAATTACGCCAACGGGAACTAGCTTTGAGGGAGCAGGAGATGCGGATGAGGCGCGGTCCTCCTCAGCCTTCTGCGCCTCCCTCTCGTCGAGGGCCACCACCTCCCAAGGGTGGAttcgacgaagacgacgaagacgacgattaTTTCGATCCATCCATGGCCACCAACGTTCCTGTAATTGACCCCGACAATTTCGACATGATGAGCGTCACCTCCAAGAAGAACCGCAAGATGCCCGGGCCACCTCCGTCCCAGGTGCGACGAAACCCTGAAGGAGATGGGCCTCCATCCAAAAGCAGCCGGTTCCGACCCTTTGGTCGCCATCGACAATCGAGCCAAATGAGTCAAATTAACCAAATGCCCACGCTCAACGACAACATTTTGGACGATCCTCTGCTGAGCTTTACTTCGAACCGATACGGGGCTGTGGATCGTGGGGCCATGGGCGTTAGCTCTCGTGCCAACTCCTTGACGGCCTCTCGGATGGATGAGATGCAGTTCGGCGGCCCTGTGAACGGGCACACCATGACTATGACAGGTGGCTACCCTCGTCGGACCAGCCATTCGCCCGGAAATCAATACAGCCCGTCGATGCGAGGTGGGAACGGCAGGCCTTCGCCGCCAAATGGGTTCGGTCCTGCAAATGGCCAGACATCACCACCTGGTGGCGCTCGACAGCCCGCTCCTCGGTTTCCCCCGGGTCCAGGCAATGGGATAGCACCCCAGCAAGTTGAACAGCAAATTGGGGTAAGCTCTTTCAATCACCCCAAATCTCGAAACGATCGCAGTCTGACTGGTAGTGCAAGCGCTAGCGCGAATAGCGGTGACTTCAGCTCAGAACAATCAACTTCCAGCGGCCAGGGGAGTCTTCAGCATCAACGATAG
- a CDS encoding uncharacterized protein (TransMembrane:3 (o215-233i425-443o455-477i)), whose protein sequence is MQSAALRSPVPSRSLLRFLRSQSEIAFFNYNCGHVCRSRATNGASGQRALRAHSTALGASSSSGEPIPYIELESSVFSLGQLQIGRAVRRACAKTLQRESFYTSTPARQKTTDANAAPSWQERLWGIGVRKGAKSLKPDDLPSREDMDHGSSMFNNRRILSAKAALEPRLRCTEVDENGKVILMDGEFKKTELIAKYGLLPRDLRKIDSSNLPHILVRPSAILLNLLHLRVLIKRDRVLLFDVYGSKTSYPQSAFMYDLQGKLQQKPPPGVAGLPYEFRALEAVLTSVTSELEADFESVREPVMRILSELEDDIDRQKLRQLLILSKRVSTFEQKAKLVRDAIEELLEADDDLAAMYLTEKVHDLYRSTDDHTEVEMLLESYHKLADEIVQEASNLVSGIRNTEELSRAILDANRNALMLLELKFSIGTLGLAMGTFIAGLYGANLENFIEETNWGFGAVTAVSTVFSLLVCWYGLVRLRKIQRIKMMGGERPRLSRGQPFYDDGAALGILDSRNRELLLRAHMQKAMNNRKKWWFSR, encoded by the exons ATGCAATCTGCGGCATTGCGATCGCCGGTACCTTCGCGAAGCCTCTTGCGATTCTTGCGCTCGCAGTCCGAGATCGCCTTCTTCAACTACAACTGCGGCCATGTCTGTCGAAGCCGAGCGACGAACGGGGCTTCGGGCCAGCGAGCCTTGAGAGCGCATTCGACCGCCCTCGGCGCCAGTTCCAGTTCTGGCGAACCGATTCCTTATATAGAGCTGGAGTCGTCGGTTTTCAGCCTGGGACAGCTACAGATTGGGAGAGCGGTGCGAAGGGCCTGCGCGAAAACGCTGCAACGGGAGTCGTTTTATACGTCGACGCCTGCACGCCAGAAGACGACGGATGCGAATGCGGCTCCATCGTGGCAGGAGAGGCTCTGGGGCATTGGAGTGCGCAAAGGTGCCAAGTCTCTGAAGCCAGACGATTTGCCTTCGCGCGAGGACATGGACCATGGCTCATCCATGTTCAACAATCGGCGAATCCTGTCTGCCAAGGCAGCGCTGGAGCCGCGACTACGATGTACAGAGGTCGACGAGAACGGCAAGGTGATTCTGATGGATGGCGAGTTCAAAAAGACGGAGCTGATTGCAAAG TATGGTTTACTGCCTCGTGATTTGCGCAAAATCGACTCGTCCAATCTCCCCCACATCCTCGTTCGCCCGTCAGCCATTCTGCTGAATCTACTACATCTGAGAGTCCTCATAAAGCGCGACCGcgtgctgctctttgacGTCTACGGCTCCAAGACGTCTTACCCGCAGTCGGCCTTTATGTATGACCTCCAgggcaagctgcagcagaaacCCCCGCCTGGCGTGGCGGGGCTGCCCTACGAGTTTCGTGCTCTCGAAGCTGTGCTGACATCGGTTACATCTGAGCTGGAAGCGGACTTTGAATCCGTGCGAGAGCCGGTTATGCGCATCCTTAGCGAGCTCGAAGACGACATTGACCGACAAAAGCTGCGTCAGCTTTTAATCTTATCCAAGCGGGTTAGCACGTTTGAACAAAAGGCCAAGCTGGTGCGGGACGCcattgaagagctgctggaagcGGATGATGACTTGGCGGCCATGTACCTGACCGAAAAGGTACACGACTTGTACAGAAGCACCGACGACCATACGGAAGTTGAGATGCTGCTTGAGTCGTACCATAAGCTTGCAGATGAAATTGTACAAGAGGCCAGCAATTTGGTGTCTGGCATCCGGAATACAGAGGAGCT TTCTCGAGCTATTCTCGATGCCAACCGAAACGCTCTCATGCTTTTGGAACTCAAATTCAGCATCGGGACGCTGGGACTGGCAATGGGCACATTCATTGCTGGACTGTACGGCGCCAACCTGGAGAACTTTATCGAAGAGACCAACTGGGGTTTTGGTGCGGTCACGGCCGTATCAACAGTCTTTTCCCTTTTAGTCTGCTGGTACGGACTGGTTCGGCTGCGTAAGATCCAGCGCATCAAGATGATGGGCGGCGAGCGGCCGCGGCTGTCGCGGGGCCAACCATTTTACGACGACGGCGCAGCGCTTGGCATCCTGGACTCGAGGAACAgagagctgttgctgcgggCGCACATGCAGAAGGCGATGAATAACAGGAAGAAATGGTGGTTCTCGCGATGA
- a CDS encoding uncharacterized protein (EggNog:ENOG41) → MAPKAPRLKTLSVGGNPVSAFLSWRLQATNACDVTLVWKSGFEHVSQYGISFKSQTFGNERFKPRHVVRNPEDAAGNRDGPFDYVILCVKALPDVYDLAAVIDSVVTPQHTCILVNTTHTLGIESAIEERFPTNVVLSLVSGAELNQLGQSEFEHKGSTDVWIGAASRNAAIPQSIQEDMAQAISMTLGSGQVNSQVSPNIRQQQFERVIGPIAFHPASVIFDASNHAALLEKVGVKEMISDVIDELLRLAEANGCKFAPNFKQLTMDDMLKPNQAESIMWQDYVARRPMEVETYLGSPIKLARDAGVPVPRIETLYAILHNLNIVNRNRPKDAAPGSPNNASPLPPRGPSQAGFRPMMPNGNGMPPRQPRPRASSNFSNAGGMRRPMANGGPNGYGRPPPQMNGGGSRAASRRGSMDGNDLEEFSHLVLYDDIPEGQEPSFGTDNSDMALRERELQLRQRELALREQEMRMRRGPPQPSAPPSRRGPPPPKGGFDEDDEDDDYFDPSMATNVPVIDPDNFDMMSVTSKKNRKMPGPPPSQVRRNPEGDGPPSKSSRFRPFGRHRQSSQMSQINQMPTLNDNILDDPLLSFTSNRYGAVDRGAMGVSSRANSLTASRMDEMQFGGPVNGHTMTMTGGYPRRTSHSPGNQYSPSMRGGNGRPSPPNGFGPANGQTSPPGGARQPAPRFPPGPGNGIAPQQVEQQIGVSSFNHPKSRNDRSLTGSASASANSGDFSSEQSTSSGQGSLQHQR, encoded by the exons ATGGCACCCAAGGCGCCCCGTCTCAAGACTCTATCAG TTGGAGGCAATCCCGTCTCGGCCTTCTTGTCATGGAGACTCCAGGCTACCAATGCCTGCGACGTCACGCTGGTATGGAAGTCAGGTTTTGAGCACGTCTCTCAATATGGCATCTCTTTCAA GTCACAAACGTTTGGGAATGAGCGTTTTAAACCCCGGCATG TCGTCCGAAACccagaagatgctgcgggAAACCGAGACGGTCCCTTCGATTACGTCATCCTTTGCGTAAAGGCCCTTCCCGACGTATACGATCTCGCCGCCGTTATCGATTCTGTCGTGACTCCTCAGCATACTTGTATTCTTGTCAACACTACGCACACGCTTGGAATCGAAAGCGCAATTGAGGAACGCTTCCCGACCAATGTCGTCCTATCGCTTGTCTCCGGGGCTGAGCTCaaccagcttggccagagcGAGTTTGAGCACAAAGGTTCAACAGATGTTTGGATCGGCGCTGCCAGTCGGAATGCCGCCATTCCACAGTCTATCCAAGAAGACATGGCCCAGGCTATATCCATGACGCTTGGCTCCGGCCAGGTGAATAGTCAGGTATCCCCCAACATCCGACAACAGCAATTTGAGAGAGTAATTGG GCCCATTGCTTTCCATCCCGCCAGTGTAATATTCGACGCATCTAATCACGCAGCGCTTTTGGAGAAAGTGGGAGTAAAGGAGATGATCTCCGACGTCATTGACGAACTCTTGCGCCTGGCTGAGGCTAACGGCTGCAAGTTTGCGCCCAATTTCAAGCAGCTGACTATGGACGACATGTTGAAGCCAAATCAGGCAGAGAGCATTATGTGGCAAGATTATGTTGCCAGACGACCCATGGAAGTCGAGACATATCTCGGATCACCGATAAAGCTGGCCCGCGATGCCGGAGTCCCAGTGCCTCGAATCGAGACCCTCTACGCCATCCTCCACAACCTGAACATTGTAAACCGCAATCGGCCAAAGGACGCAGCACCTGGCTCCCCTAACAACGCATCACCGCTTCCTCCTCGGGGACCATCTCAAGCCGGCTTCCGGCCCATGATGCCCAATGGCAACGGAATGCCACCTCGTCAGCCACGACCCCGGGCATCTTCCAATTTCAGCAATGCGGGAGGAATGCGTAGGCCCATGGCAAATGGTGGACCCAACGGCTACGGAAGGCCACCACCTCAAATGAATGGCGGAGGTTCTCGTGCAGCCTCTCGACGTGGCTCGATGGACGGCAATGACTTGGAGGAGTTCTCCCACCTAGTCCTGTACGACGATATCCCAGAGGGCCAAGAGCCGTCCTTTGGGACCGACAACTCAGATATGGCTCTCAGAGAAAGGGAATTGCAATTACGCCAACGGGAACTAGCTTTGAGGGAGCAGGAGATGCGGATGAGGCGCGGTCCTCCTCAGCCTTCTGCGCCTCCCTCTCGTCGAGGGCCACCACCTCCCAAGGGTGGAttcgacgaagacgacgaagacgacgattaTTTCGATCCATCCATGGCCACCAACGTTCCTGTAATTGACCCCGACAATTTCGACATGATGAGCGTCACCTCCAAGAAGAACCGCAAGATGCCCGGGCCACCTCCGTCCCAGGTGCGACGAAACCCTGAAGGAGATGGGCCTCCATCCAAAAGCAGCCGGTTCCGACCCTTTGGTCGCCATCGACAATCGAGCCAAATGAGTCAAATTAACCAAATGCCCACGCTCAACGACAACATTTTGGACGATCCTCTGCTGAGCTTTACTTCGAACCGATACGGGGCTGTGGATCGTGGGGCCATGGGCGTTAGCTCTCGTGCCAACTCCTTGACGGCCTCTCGGATGGATGAGATGCAGTTCGGCGGCCCTGTGAACGGGCACACCATGACTATGACAGGTGGCTACCCTCGTCGGACCAGCCATTCGCCCGGAAATCAATACAGCCCGTCGATGCGAGGTGGGAACGGCAGGCCTTCGCCGCCAAATGGGTTCGGTCCTGCAAATGGCCAGACATCACCACCTGGTGGCGCTCGACAGCCCGCTCCTCGGTTTCCCCCGGGTCCAGGCAATGGGATAGCACCCCAGCAAGTTGAACAGCAAATTGGGGTAAGCTCTTTCAATCACCCCAAATCTCGAAACGATCGCAGTCTGACTGGTAGTGCAAGCGCTAGCGCGAATAGCGGTGACTTCAGCTCAGAACAATCAACTTCCAGCGGCCAGGGGAGTCTTCAGCATCAACGATAG